A single region of the Vicia villosa cultivar HV-30 ecotype Madison, WI linkage group LG4, Vvil1.0, whole genome shotgun sequence genome encodes:
- the LOC131598135 gene encoding uncharacterized protein LOC131598135, producing the protein MSSGSVREISLKEIEQVQNLIERCMQLYMNPKEIVETLLTKAKIERAITESVWQKLEEQNQEFFKAYYLRLKLKEQITEFNRLLQEQAELSQLQSPAVASLPNSNGSHVSSLPQNPSCYASEQSSAVVKKSENMRHSTLPDVCNNGGSSLITSMHDLTPISARVNGINSPPSTLSSQPGYSGSPPYIFGHDGTVLEVWPTIGDAAGTSFNSVDSNSHSMNGALIDSDISSFGSLGQISRNFSLSDLTADFFQSSD; encoded by the exons ATGTCAAGTGGATCTGTCAGAGAGATTTCGCTGAAAGAAATCGAGCAG GTACAAAATCTCATAGAACGATGTATGCAACTATATATGAACCCAAAAGAAATTGTGGAAACTCTACTAACTAAAGCAAAAATTGAGCGTGCTATTACAGAATCTG TTTGGCAAAAGCTTGAAGAACAAAATCAAGAATTTTTCAAGGCTTATTATTTGAGGTTGAAGCTGAAGGAGCAAATAACTGAGTTCAACAGGTTGCTTCAGGAACAAGCTGAGTTAAGTCAACTACAATCACCTGCTGTTGCTTCACTACCCAACTCTAATGGTTCACATGTTTCTTCAT TACCTCAGAATCCATCTTGCTATGCCTCTGAGCAATCCAGTGCAGTTGTGAAGAAGTCAGAGAATATGAGACATTCCACCTTACCTGATGTGTGTAATAATGGCGGCTCGTCGCTGATCACAAGTATGCACGATTTGACTCCGATATCTGCTCGTGTCAATGGGATTAACAGCCCACCAAGCACGCTTTCATCTCAACCCGGATATTCGGGTAGTCCCCCTTATATTTTTGGTCATGATGGCACTGTCTTGGAAGTATGGCCAACTATTGGTGATGCAGCGGGTACATCATTTAATAGTGTTGACTCAAACTCCCATTCTATGAATGGAGCACTCATTGACTCAGATATTTCATCATTTGGATCTTTGGGGCAGATTTCTAGAAACTTCAGCCTTTCAGATCTGACTGCTGATTTTTTTCAGAGTTCTG ATTGA
- the LOC131598136 gene encoding uncharacterized protein LOC131598136: MARPLAKICDINDSKELWKVSVRVHHKWKVILNKREHFEMIFVDVSGGDIHVVVPSPHVSLFYEKMALDHSYTVSNFKVATAGTTVTNDNKNEIPPKPLVFTKFTDIITGNFNKDVLIDVIGMVESIVYSHTTSGAWKQLINMMLQDGGGNTINCTLWESYAEQFLKFKQERGDDSGPMFIMLQYAKVKEQGKFPLSVSNTFNVTLLGLNTNLLPMKEFMEKLHFVRLLEKLKCWWPLPMAGIIVVSMLAPVLRVVTDLRLSVRYKIEIEVTHAGNSCNFLFWDRECELLLGLSASQLRHTMIKAGIHDPLEFPLALDQMLDRKMAFKIKWQPLWKNASVVMLLKNDSFVKELADQLDTDEEVVPINSIPADQLEIKQAGVEATCTVLSEPDFVIDLDVTSTHNTYPITPTGKRQFPGASSESTTSDGTCDGELSSNKLKKIIKLEKID, translated from the exons GTGACATCAACGATAGCAAAGAGCTTTGGAAAGTTTCTGTTCGAGTTCACCACAAATGGAAGGTTATTTTGAACAAGAGGgagcattttgagatgatttttgTTGACGTATCG GGTGGTGACATACATGTTGTTGTTCCTTCACCACATGtatctctattttatgaaaaaatggcaTTGGATCATAGTTACACTGTTTCCAATTTTAAG gttgctacagcaggCACAACAGTTACGAATGATAACAAGAATGAAATACCGCCAAAACCGCTGGTGTTTACTAAATTTACTGATATAATAACCGGTAACTTTAACAAGGATGTGCTAATAG ACGTCATTGGTATGGTGGAAAGTATTGTGTATTCTCATACCACATCAGGTGCTTGGAAGCAGCTAATTAACATGATGTTGCAGGACGGCGG TGGCAATACTATCAATTGCACTCTTTGGGAATCCTATGCTGAACAATTCCTCAAGTTCAAACAGGAGCGTGGAGATGATTCTGGTCCTATGTTTATCATGCTCCAATATGCCAAAGTCAAGGAACAAG GAAAGTTTCCACTATCCGTGTCAAACACGTTTAATGTCACTCTGCTTGGTCTGAATACTAATTTGCTGCCGATGAAAGAATTTATGGAAAA ATTACATTTTGTGCGACTGTTGGAGAAACTAAAATGCTGGTGGCCTCTCCCTATGGCTGGTATTATCGTGGTTTCCATGCTTGCTCCTGTATTGCGCGTGGTGACAGACCTCCGTTTGAGTGTGAG GTATAAGATTGAGATTGAAGTTACTCATGCAGGGAATAGCTGTAACTTTCTATTTTGGGACAGAGAGTGTGAGCTTCTTTTGGGATTGTCTGCTTCTCAGCTGCGTCATACAATGATTAAG GCTGGCATTCATGATCCATTGGAATTCCCACTGGCATTGGATCAGATGTTGGATCGCAAGATGGCTTTTAAAATCAAGTGGCAACCACTGTGGAAGAATGCCTCGGTAGTTATGCTATTGAAGAATGACTCTTTTGTGAAAGAGCTTGCTGATCAGCTTGACACAGATGAA GAGGTTGTACCTATAAACTCCATACCGGCTGACCAGCTTGAG ATCAAACAAGCCGGTGTTGAAGCAACATGCACTGTTCTTTCAGAACCTGATTTTGTTATC GATCTTGATGTCACTTCGACGCATAACACATATCCAATTACTCCTACTGGCAAAAGACAGTTTCCAGGCGCATCAAGTGAGTCGACAACCTCGGATGGCACTTGTGATGGAGAACTTTCATCAAACAAGCTCAAGAAAATTATAAAACTAGAGAAGATAGATTAG